In a single window of the Agrobacterium vitis genome:
- a CDS encoding universal stress protein produces MAYKTILSVLDNRRTAAQVSDFSVALAEQFGSHVIGVHCEAVAGMPLIAPMEIPDPVAVQAMQDLAHKETGAIEAIFAEVARREGVSTEWRNFVTSVGSTGSFVDSARCADLVVAAQGESGSLSDNRSELETALFDSGRPVLLVPYILKTPRPIKRVLIAWNGSREVARATFDALPFLKQAESVEIFSVVDSGGDDLSRSLPGAEIAATLSRHDINVTVTQQDQEQLKAAAHIENRLSDQSIDLLVMGAYSHKRWWEVLFGGVTRTVLDSMTALTLLSR; encoded by the coding sequence ATGGCTTACAAGACAATTCTGAGCGTTCTCGACAATCGTCGTACGGCAGCGCAGGTTTCTGATTTTTCCGTTGCGCTGGCCGAACAGTTCGGGTCCCATGTCATCGGCGTTCATTGCGAAGCGGTCGCTGGCATGCCCCTGATCGCGCCGATGGAAATACCTGATCCGGTTGCGGTACAGGCCATGCAGGATCTGGCCCATAAGGAAACCGGGGCCATCGAGGCGATCTTCGCCGAAGTGGCGCGGCGCGAAGGCGTGTCGACCGAATGGCGCAATTTCGTGACCTCCGTCGGCTCGACGGGTTCGTTTGTCGACAGCGCCCGCTGCGCCGATCTGGTCGTCGCCGCTCAGGGAGAAAGCGGTTCGCTTTCGGACAACCGCAGCGAATTGGAAACGGCGTTGTTTGACAGCGGCAGGCCCGTGCTGCTCGTGCCTTACATTCTGAAGACGCCGAGGCCGATCAAGCGGGTGTTGATTGCCTGGAACGGATCGCGCGAAGTGGCCCGCGCCACATTCGATGCTCTCCCATTCCTGAAACAGGCTGAAAGCGTTGAAATTTTCTCGGTGGTCGATAGCGGCGGTGACGATCTTTCGCGCAGCCTGCCGGGCGCTGAAATCGCCGCGACGCTGAGCCGCCACGATATCAATGTCACCGTGACCCAGCAGGATCAGGAGCAATTGAAGGCGGCGGCGCATATCGAAAACCGCTTGTCCGACCAGAGCATCGATCTGTTGGTGATGGGCGCCTATTCCCACAAGCGCTGGTGGGAAGTGCTGTTCGGTGGCGTGACCCGCACCGTCCTTGATTCCATGACGGCCCTGACATTACTTTCGCGCTGA
- the gpt gene encoding xanthine phosphoribosyltransferase — MSLPDKAFPVAWDQFHRDARALAWRLAGLGQEFRAIVCITRGGLVPAAIISRELNIRLIETVCVASYHDYVNQGEFNLLKGITPELLTNGGEGVLVIDDLTDTGKTATEVRSIIPKAHFACVYAKPKGVPTVDTFVTEVSQDTWIYFPWDMGFTYQEPIAKGHKG; from the coding sequence ATGTCTCTTCCCGATAAAGCCTTTCCCGTTGCCTGGGATCAATTCCATCGCGATGCACGGGCGCTTGCCTGGCGTCTGGCCGGGCTTGGGCAGGAGTTTCGCGCCATTGTCTGCATCACCCGTGGCGGGCTGGTTCCGGCGGCAATCATTTCGCGCGAGTTGAATATCCGCCTGATCGAGACCGTCTGCGTCGCCTCCTACCATGACTATGTCAACCAGGGCGAATTCAACTTGCTGAAGGGCATTACGCCTGAGCTGCTGACCAATGGCGGTGAGGGCGTGCTTGTCATCGACGACCTCACCGATACCGGCAAGACCGCCACGGAAGTGCGCTCAATAATCCCGAAGGCGCATTTTGCCTGCGTCTATGCCAAGCCGAAAGGCGTGCCGACGGTCGATACATTTGTGACCGAGGTCAGCCAGGATACCTGGATCTATTTCCCCTGGGATATGGGCTTTACCTATCAGGAGCCGATTGCCAAGGGCCATAAAGGCTAA